The following coding sequences are from one Paenibacillus stellifer window:
- a CDS encoding antibiotic biosynthesis monooxygenase → MQNRSRSEETEVVVVFIRWESEEAWKSWEKSPAHIAGHKNSHNQEKPEYLLSTEVTMYEVQ, encoded by the coding sequence ATGCAGAACCGCAGCCGCAGTGAAGAGACGGAAGTTGTTGTAGTATTCATCCGGTGGGAATCCGAGGAAGCCTGGAAGAGCTGGGAGAAGAGTCCGGCCCATATTGCGGGACACAAGAACAGTCACAATCAGGAGAAGCCGGAATATTTGCTGAGCACCGAAGTAACCATGTATGAGGTTCAATAA
- a CDS encoding GNAT family N-acetyltransferase translates to MFTIRKFREPEDFKEAAFLLSMIEPEPVSAEQLKEAEDMIPPGQLDYNEQGELTGWDRPKWVAEDAGGHLLAYAMIWRAPWTTPGLLSLTLAVHLDYRGMGIGREMYDVLLEWARGVKASRLVSHVRDADNRSLAFAERLGYQTERHTFESVLDLSTYNGEPLLHAIKEAEASGITFVTLASEPGEEQERKLHELYKTTHNDIPGYTGSFPWFEEWRKWNLQQSDTSPEWIHIAKDGDRYVGVAAMRRNEQTRGMYHDYTGVLLEYRNRRIALALKLLAIETASELDSPYLRTHNDSKNGPMLRINRDLLGFRSEPGIYKMILNL, encoded by the coding sequence ATGTTTACTATACGAAAATTTCGGGAGCCGGAGGATTTCAAGGAAGCGGCTTTCCTGCTGAGCATGATCGAGCCGGAGCCTGTGTCGGCGGAACAGCTTAAGGAAGCCGAGGACATGATTCCTCCCGGACAGCTGGACTACAATGAGCAAGGAGAATTGACGGGATGGGACCGTCCGAAATGGGTGGCGGAGGATGCAGGCGGCCATCTGTTGGCTTATGCGATGATTTGGCGGGCGCCATGGACCACACCCGGTCTGTTATCTCTTACGCTTGCGGTTCATCTGGATTACCGTGGAATGGGAATTGGCCGAGAAATGTATGATGTGCTTCTGGAATGGGCACGAGGCGTTAAGGCTTCGCGTCTCGTCAGCCATGTGCGGGATGCCGACAACCGGTCCCTTGCTTTTGCCGAACGCCTGGGCTATCAGACCGAGCGGCATACGTTCGAATCCGTTCTGGACTTGTCTACGTATAACGGTGAGCCGCTGCTTCATGCAATCAAGGAAGCGGAAGCTTCCGGCATCACCTTCGTCACTCTGGCGAGCGAGCCGGGCGAAGAGCAAGAGCGCAAGCTGCATGAATTGTACAAGACGACTCATAATGATATTCCGGGATATACCGGCAGCTTCCCCTGGTTCGAGGAGTGGAGAAAATGGAATTTGCAGCAGAGCGATACAAGCCCGGAATGGATACATATCGCCAAAGACGGAGACCGTTATGTCGGTGTAGCCGCAATGCGGCGCAATGAACAGACAAGAGGAATGTATCATGATTATACCGGGGTACTCCTTGAATACCGGAACCGCCGGATTGCGCTGGCTTTGAAGCTGCTGGCGATTGAAACCGCTTCAGAGCTAGATTCTCCTTATTTGAGAACACACAATGATTCCAAGAACGGTCCGATGCTTCGAATCAACCGGGATTTGCTCGGATTCCGCTCCGAACCGGGGATTTACAAGATGATTCTGAACCTCTAA
- a CDS encoding amidase domain-containing protein, which translates to MNRVKRIMSILICVVIPVSLSMVCTPAQAAANPSEQENEVESVLETMFKERAKTLVTQDMPAIEAFYDKEKASRVAYWHERNRCSYMNKWAEKRDVKLTHADSSIRIVRKSVHQEYAKISLVQSEQIGYTYMKKFLPEQFFGVGTRHFITLKKTDGVWKIYREWYLDPLDENPDKIADGTLPSINKEADESEHNGSTYKRKRAVQYANKYAGAAWGAGNHHHYNKKYLDYTGKGGDCTNFASQVVGDEKEGGGLSHKGGWLYFKGTGGTRTWVHTDSFSHFLTYSGYGRLIKQGRYEEVVAPSSKHPNGAVSELKPGDLIAYIPRNNDIDHFAVIVGFNDYGYPMVNCHTADRYHVPFDLGWDRNTQYRLIHIRD; encoded by the coding sequence ATGAACCGAGTGAAACGGATAATGAGTATTCTGATATGCGTCGTTATTCCGGTATCCCTGAGCATGGTGTGCACTCCAGCGCAGGCCGCGGCCAATCCCTCCGAGCAGGAGAACGAAGTAGAGTCCGTGCTTGAGACCATGTTCAAGGAACGGGCCAAGACTCTAGTCACTCAGGATATGCCGGCTATTGAAGCTTTCTATGATAAGGAGAAGGCTAGCCGTGTGGCATACTGGCATGAGCGGAACCGCTGCAGCTATATGAACAAATGGGCGGAGAAGCGGGATGTGAAGCTGACACATGCCGATAGCTCGATCCGGATCGTCCGGAAGAGCGTCCATCAGGAATATGCGAAGATCTCTTTGGTGCAATCTGAACAAATCGGGTATACCTATATGAAGAAATTTTTGCCCGAACAATTTTTCGGAGTCGGCACCCGGCACTTTATTACTCTTAAGAAGACGGATGGGGTATGGAAAATCTACCGGGAATGGTATCTGGACCCTCTCGACGAAAACCCCGACAAAATCGCGGATGGCACACTGCCTTCCATTAACAAGGAAGCTGATGAATCGGAGCATAACGGCAGCACTTATAAGCGCAAACGCGCCGTGCAATATGCCAATAAGTATGCAGGGGCAGCCTGGGGAGCTGGAAACCATCATCACTATAATAAAAAATATCTCGATTACACCGGCAAAGGCGGAGATTGTACGAATTTCGCTTCTCAGGTCGTCGGAGACGAGAAAGAGGGGGGCGGCTTATCACATAAAGGCGGCTGGCTATATTTCAAAGGAACCGGTGGAACGCGGACATGGGTTCATACCGATTCATTCAGCCATTTTTTGACGTATTCAGGCTATGGAAGACTCATTAAGCAGGGTAGGTACGAAGAGGTCGTTGCACCATCGTCCAAGCATCCGAACGGAGCGGTCAGTGAACTGAAGCCTGGGGATCTGATCGCATATATACCGAGAAATAATGACATCGATCACTTTGCGGTTATCGTAGGCTTCAACGATTACGGATATCCGATGGTCAATTGCCACACGGCTGACCGTTACCATGTCCCTTTTGATCTCGGATGGGACCGCAACACCCAATATCGGCTGATTCATATCAGAGATTAG
- a CDS encoding oligosaccharide flippase family protein → MTIPRLVQQSVIRVCAILLVKGIGLAGRVTLTRMVGPEGIGLYQIAYSFYGFALMLAGGLPTTLALATAKRPSHGWTFFIILSLLVGPVIGLASLTMFLLAPVIADLLGNRNLEFAIRSLAPALAAVTLLSLLRGYLQGLKQVTVIAVSEVVEQSVRYAVLLLLVWQLLDTGIERAVGWGMYGTVSGAIAAFAMLTLFHAFSQKRLPAATHERSLPASWFIKTSLLISATRLLIPASEFIDALLIPNRLLSAGYSISTATAMYGVIYGMGVIVVYTPTLLTGALSHTVSAQLAAAWQQGNLVRYRRLSRTILRAAWLWGLISGIFLYECADELSFYIFNTAEAGIIIRYLALIPMIVGFREVSTCILWARDSQKQPLVGLLTGIGCSVVLQYILVAIPGWGYPGACIGIMTLELVALMSNMSWQNRIHSTRKRNLMLALVDLVIIDTFYWGVSMTFHPSPETAGLLRFLFMSLFYFTGSGLYMYLRCIRKSLL, encoded by the coding sequence ATGACAATACCCCGGCTTGTGCAGCAATCCGTAATCCGGGTCTGCGCGATACTTCTGGTGAAAGGAATCGGTCTCGCCGGCCGAGTCACTCTTACCCGTATGGTCGGACCCGAGGGGATCGGCCTGTATCAGATTGCCTACTCGTTCTATGGATTCGCTCTGATGCTCGCAGGAGGTCTTCCGACCACGTTAGCCTTAGCGACCGCGAAGAGGCCGTCGCATGGCTGGACTTTTTTCATAATCTTATCGCTTCTGGTCGGTCCTGTGATTGGATTGGCCAGTTTAACCATGTTTCTTTTAGCTCCCGTAATAGCCGACCTGCTAGGGAACCGCAATCTGGAATTCGCCATTAGAAGCCTCGCGCCGGCACTGGCGGCTGTCACACTGTTAAGCCTGCTGCGAGGGTATTTGCAGGGATTAAAACAAGTAACCGTCATAGCCGTGTCCGAGGTTGTGGAACAATCGGTCAGGTATGCCGTCTTGCTCCTGCTGGTCTGGCAGCTGCTGGATACGGGGATTGAACGAGCTGTCGGCTGGGGTATGTATGGTACTGTCTCCGGCGCTATCGCAGCTTTCGCTATGCTGACCCTGTTTCATGCCTTTTCGCAAAAACGTCTTCCGGCAGCAACCCATGAACGTTCGCTTCCGGCTTCCTGGTTCATCAAGACTTCGCTTCTGATCTCCGCGACTCGCTTGCTCATTCCCGCCTCTGAGTTTATCGATGCGCTGCTCATACCGAACCGGCTGCTGTCGGCCGGGTACAGCATCTCAACAGCTACAGCGATGTACGGCGTCATATATGGGATGGGGGTGATCGTGGTCTATACTCCGACTCTGTTGACCGGAGCGTTAAGCCATACGGTGTCCGCACAGCTTGCAGCCGCCTGGCAGCAGGGCAACCTGGTCCGGTACCGACGCCTCTCCCGAACCATTCTTCGCGCCGCCTGGCTCTGGGGGCTCATTTCGGGCATCTTTTTGTATGAGTGTGCGGACGAGCTTTCCTTCTATATTTTCAATACGGCAGAAGCCGGAATCATCATTCGGTATTTGGCTCTCATTCCAATGATTGTCGGTTTCCGGGAAGTCTCCACCTGTATCCTGTGGGCAAGAGATAGCCAGAAGCAGCCGCTTGTCGGTCTGCTCACGGGGATAGGCTGCTCTGTTGTGCTGCAATATATTCTGGTCGCCATACCCGGCTGGGGTTATCCTGGAGCCTGCATCGGCATAATGACGCTTGAGTTGGTCGCGTTAATGTCGAACATGAGCTGGCAGAACCGTATACACAGCACACGAAAAAGAAACCTGATGCTGGCCCTCGTGGATTTAGTGATCATCGATACATTTTACTGGGGGGTATCCATGACCTTCCATCCATCACCGGAAACGGCGGGCCTGCTTCGGTTCCTCTTCATGAGCCTGTTCTATTTCACAGGATCGGGTTTGTACATGTACCTCCGGTGCATCCGAAAGTCCTTGCTTTAG
- the hmpA gene encoding NO-inducible flavohemoprotein has translation MLSQHTKDIVKSTAPVLAEHGTAITTVFYSRLFEAHPELLHIFNHANQAKGRQQTALANTVYAAAVHIDNLEAIIPAVIQIGHKHVSLGVKPEHYPIVGEFLLKAIKEVLGEAATDEILGAWQEAYGVIADAFIGVEAGMYKESREREHGWNFFKRFVVSRRVQESGNIVSFHLKPADEGGVPSYKPGQYISVRVSIPGERYSMIRQYSLSQAPKPDEFRISVKREADNDPNGRVSIYLHDDIQEGDILEVSPPAGEFVLDTGKTGPVAFISAGVGITPMIGMFETISSLTPNRPVVFLHAARNEALGAFRKDIEEYAGRMSNSKWKVFYSEEPDGRINRDVLSTYADLSGDVYVCGPVSFMESVISELKLLGMPDSRLHYEFFGPAMRI, from the coding sequence ATGCTATCTCAACATACGAAAGATATTGTGAAGTCCACGGCCCCGGTGCTTGCCGAACACGGTACCGCCATTACAACGGTATTCTATAGCAGATTATTCGAAGCGCATCCCGAGCTGCTTCATATTTTTAACCATGCCAATCAGGCCAAAGGCCGTCAGCAGACCGCACTCGCCAATACCGTATACGCGGCAGCGGTTCATATTGATAATCTGGAAGCGATTATCCCGGCCGTCATCCAGATCGGGCATAAGCACGTAAGTCTTGGCGTCAAGCCCGAGCACTATCCGATCGTAGGCGAATTTTTGCTGAAGGCGATCAAGGAGGTGCTTGGAGAGGCGGCTACGGATGAAATTCTGGGAGCCTGGCAAGAAGCCTATGGCGTCATTGCCGATGCCTTCATCGGTGTTGAAGCAGGTATGTATAAGGAATCCAGAGAACGGGAGCATGGCTGGAACTTCTTCAAGCGTTTTGTTGTTAGCCGCAGAGTGCAGGAGAGCGGGAATATTGTCTCCTTCCATCTCAAGCCTGCTGACGAAGGCGGCGTTCCGTCTTACAAGCCAGGCCAATATATTTCAGTCCGTGTATCTATTCCGGGTGAACGTTACAGCATGATTCGCCAATACAGCCTGTCCCAGGCACCGAAGCCGGATGAATTCCGGATCTCGGTCAAACGGGAAGCCGACAACGATCCGAACGGGCGTGTCTCGATCTATCTGCATGACGACATTCAGGAAGGAGATATCCTTGAGGTCAGCCCGCCTGCCGGCGAGTTCGTTCTCGATACGGGCAAGACCGGACCGGTCGCCTTTATCTCTGCCGGAGTCGGCATTACCCCGATGATCGGCATGTTCGAAACCATATCCTCGTTAACCCCGAACCGCCCTGTCGTCTTCCTGCATGCTGCCCGCAACGAAGCGCTCGGAGCTTTTCGGAAGGATATCGAAGAATACGCCGGACGGATGAGCAATTCGAAGTGGAAGGTGTTCTACTCGGAAGAACCGGATGGACGAATCAACCGGGATGTTTTGAGCACCTATGCGGATCTTTCCGGCGATGTTTACGTCTGCGGGCCGGTCTCGTTCATGGAGTCCGTCATTTCGGAGCTCAAATTACTGGGCATGCCGGACAGCCGGCTGCATTATGAATTTTTTGGACCTGCCATGCGCATATAG
- the zwf gene encoding glucose-6-phosphate dehydrogenase, which produces MESSTFVLFGATGDLAKRKIYPALYNLFVDGKLPEAFAVFGLGRREWNDESFRVQVEHSLRTFSRRPISDEKQLEAFLRVFRYSVLDVGRLEDFTRLLDRVQSVESEQGIAGNRMFYLSVGPEFFGPIAANIEASGLGAVKGWKRLIIEKPFGRDLESARELNAALNSAFSEDEIFRIDHYLGKRMVQNLEVLEYSNPVLKALWSNRYIANVQITASETVGVEERAGYYDKSGALRDMFQNHMLQLLMMTAMQLPKGSSPVQVRDKKRHVMKSLRPLTKEETVNEIVLGQYTESMVNGKISAGYKNEPGIPVDSRTETFIAARLWIEDPVWSEVPFYIRTGKKLKEKSTRIVIEFREPLRNPAEKKETSPNLLIVEISPNEGITLQVNSRNPLKKGELEPIRITYKAPGGDVPEAYENLLHDAFRGDATFFAHWDEVELSWQWVKPIQEAMEEGLIPLRAYTAGSNGPEEARALLGNDTWWLDGDILETEPGSVSEQDNTEQDDTVQKLKEGA; this is translated from the coding sequence GTGGAGTCATCAACTTTTGTGTTATTCGGCGCTACCGGTGACCTGGCCAAGCGGAAGATTTACCCCGCTCTATACAATTTGTTCGTTGACGGGAAATTGCCTGAAGCCTTTGCTGTGTTCGGCTTGGGCAGACGCGAATGGAATGATGAGTCATTCCGTGTGCAGGTGGAACACTCGCTTCGTACGTTCTCCCGCCGTCCAATTTCGGATGAGAAGCAGCTTGAAGCTTTCCTCCGTGTATTCCGGTACAGTGTTCTCGATGTCGGACGGCTGGAGGACTTTACCCGGCTTCTGGACAGAGTCCAGTCGGTCGAAAGCGAGCAAGGGATTGCCGGGAACCGGATGTTTTATTTATCGGTAGGTCCCGAATTCTTCGGACCGATTGCCGCCAATATTGAAGCAAGCGGCCTGGGCGCTGTAAAAGGCTGGAAGCGGCTCATTATCGAGAAGCCGTTCGGACGCGATCTGGAGTCGGCAAGAGAACTGAATGCTGCGTTAAATTCCGCTTTTTCCGAGGATGAAATATTCCGGATCGATCATTATCTTGGCAAACGGATGGTTCAGAACCTGGAAGTGCTGGAGTACTCCAACCCTGTGCTGAAGGCGCTCTGGAGTAACCGCTATATCGCCAATGTGCAGATAACCGCCAGCGAGACCGTAGGCGTTGAAGAGAGAGCGGGCTATTATGACAAATCGGGCGCGCTGCGCGATATGTTCCAGAACCATATGCTGCAGCTTCTCATGATGACCGCCATGCAGCTTCCGAAAGGCAGCTCGCCTGTCCAGGTCAGAGACAAGAAGAGACATGTGATGAAATCGCTCCGTCCGCTGACAAAAGAGGAAACTGTCAACGAGATCGTTCTCGGGCAGTACACGGAAAGCATGGTGAACGGAAAAATATCCGCAGGCTATAAGAACGAGCCCGGAATCCCGGTAGACTCCCGGACGGAGACGTTCATTGCGGCGCGCCTCTGGATCGAAGATCCGGTATGGAGCGAGGTTCCTTTCTATATCCGTACCGGCAAGAAGTTGAAGGAGAAATCGACCCGGATTGTCATTGAATTCAGAGAGCCGCTGCGCAATCCGGCCGAGAAGAAGGAGACTTCGCCGAATCTGCTCATTGTGGAGATTAGTCCGAATGAGGGAATCACCCTCCAGGTCAACAGCCGCAACCCGCTGAAGAAGGGAGAGCTAGAGCCGATCCGGATCACCTACAAGGCGCCGGGCGGAGATGTTCCTGAAGCGTACGAGAATTTGCTGCATGATGCCTTCCGGGGCGACGCCACCTTCTTTGCCCATTGGGATGAGGTAGAACTCTCGTGGCAGTGGGTGAAGCCGATCCAGGAGGCGATGGAGGAAGGATTGATTCCGCTTCGTGCCTATACAGCTGGTTCGAACGGTCCTGAAGAGGCCCGCGCACTGCTCGGCAATGATACGTGGTGGCTGGATGGAGATATCCTGGAGACAGAGCCGGGTAGTGTTTCTGAACAGGATAATACAGAACAGGATGACACGGTGCAGAAGCTGAAAGAAGGAGCTTAA
- the gnd gene encoding phosphogluconate dehydrogenase (NAD(+)-dependent, decarboxylating) — translation MKVGLIGLGKMGLNLGKNMLEHGHELVAYDLNSAAVEEIRQAGAVGSTSLAELVLRLPAPRVLWIMVPHQVVDAVLDELQPLLTAGDIVIEAGNSHYKQSIARYERLKESGIRFMDAGTSGGMEGARYGACYMVGGDDDAWETVMPIFRDTATPNGYLHAGKAGSGHFLKMVHNGIEYGMMAAIGEGFEVLEKSGFDFDFEQVARVWNNGSVIRSWLMELMERAFSKDAKLDEIKGIMHSSGEGKWTLETAFDLQTATPVIAMSLLMRYRSLESDTFTGKVVAALRNEFGGHAVEAK, via the coding sequence ATGAAAGTCGGTTTGATCGGTTTGGGTAAAATGGGACTGAATCTTGGCAAAAATATGTTGGAGCACGGCCATGAACTGGTCGCTTATGACCTGAACTCCGCAGCGGTGGAGGAGATCCGGCAAGCCGGAGCAGTCGGAAGCACCAGTCTGGCTGAGCTTGTCTTGCGGCTGCCGGCTCCCCGTGTGCTGTGGATTATGGTTCCGCATCAGGTAGTGGATGCGGTGCTGGATGAGCTGCAGCCTCTGCTGACAGCTGGCGATATTGTGATCGAGGCCGGCAACTCCCATTACAAGCAGTCCATCGCCCGCTACGAGCGGCTGAAGGAATCCGGCATCCGGTTCATGGATGCCGGAACATCCGGCGGGATGGAAGGCGCCAGATATGGAGCCTGCTACATGGTCGGCGGTGATGATGACGCATGGGAGACGGTTATGCCGATCTTCCGCGATACGGCAACGCCGAACGGCTATCTGCATGCCGGTAAAGCCGGGAGCGGACATTTTCTGAAGATGGTCCATAACGGTATCGAATACGGCATGATGGCCGCGATCGGTGAAGGCTTCGAGGTGCTGGAGAAGAGCGGCTTCGATTTCGACTTCGAGCAGGTGGCCCGCGTCTGGAACAACGGCTCCGTTATCCGCTCCTGGCTGATGGAGCTGATGGAGCGCGCGTTCTCCAAAGATGCCAAGCTGGATGAGATTAAAGGGATCATGCATTCCTCCGGCGAAGGCAAATGGACGCTGGAGACAGCGTTTGATCTGCAGACGGCCACGCCGGTTATCGCGATGTCGCTCTTGATGCGCTACCGCTCGCTTGAGAGCGATACGTTCACAGGCAAGGTCGTCGCCGCGCTCCGCAACGAGTTCGGCGGACATGCTGTGGAGGCAAAGTAA
- a CDS encoding DEAD/DEAH box helicase, producing MTETTHSSRITEPLIKSLCGISSYRKGESMRRAGKVTLSLLEAGVDGLRYEAAIKDNGVCRAAVHIEPGGQVTAECACSIGFAFDQYCKHVAAALLQIMVLQRFEEEETEERLPQESPNNGSMPSEGNPQLVNRVLELFGRQASSRTGPRALFESRELLTAEVTITPFPLGVRRNLLGAELRIGPDRRYAVNDIREFLTRYEQGQAYACSRHFAYEPDLHCFSPEVDAFLRRLIEVRRSEKLQREAAGAFYTGEINEPRRLTIPPYAWPAVSTALGQLPFVQVQHDELSFDGFDCSEDVLPLRFQFDQEENEGISLAVHGLQTLRMLEEYGMALVEGRFYRLKPEDCARLAGLQRIFTGDAYGTGNLNIAPREAEPFMERVVPGLMKLGEVRIAKSVSDRMVQSPLNARIYLDRVSERLLAGLEFQYGDIVINPLEQEGSRGADTRILIREGEKEARILELMETAGFARTESGFFMQDEELEYDFLKSVMPRLEQLAKIYATSAVKTRLFSGYSPPKLSANLDGRTNWLEFRFQMDGIPESEIRGIIESLSEKRRYHKLSNGALLPMEDEEYQEIIRFLNEVALPKGEIIGSRFRLPVARALHLIEDSGRERGGSISLGKPLRLLLERLRNPDLLDHPVPETLAPVLRDYQHFGFQWLKTLAQYGFGGILADDMGLGKTVQSIAFLVSVLPEIRARKQPALIVSPASLMYNWLSELRRFAPDIRTAVADGTPAERSAVLKEAGSVDAIIVSYPLLRRDIARYSKLTFHTLILDEAQAFKNYTTQTAKAVKSLRAECRFALTGTPVENSLEELWSIYDAVFPGLFPDRRAFGEFKRDEVSRRARPFLLRRMKRDVLQELPEKIDSVQVSELLPEQKKLYTAYLAKLRQETLKHLDSNDYHQSRIKILAGLTRLRQICCHPGLFIEDYSGHSAKLEQLLQIVEDCRNAGRRPLIFSQFTEMLGLISRELVTRGIPFFYLDGNTPARERTELCSRFNDGERELFLISLKAGGTGLNLTGADTVILYDLWWNPAVEQQAEDRAHRIGQKKVVQVIRLVAQGTVEEKMFELQQKKKTLIDEVVKSGGESLTSLTEQEIRELLSV from the coding sequence ATGACTGAAACAACCCACAGCTCTCGGATTACCGAGCCGCTCATTAAGTCGTTATGCGGCATAAGCTCCTATCGAAAAGGCGAATCCATGCGGCGTGCCGGGAAGGTGACCCTGTCCTTGTTGGAAGCAGGAGTCGACGGACTTCGCTATGAGGCCGCCATCAAAGACAATGGCGTCTGCCGGGCCGCCGTTCATATCGAGCCGGGCGGTCAGGTGACTGCCGAATGCGCCTGCTCCATCGGCTTCGCATTTGATCAATACTGCAAGCATGTGGCTGCGGCGCTGCTGCAGATCATGGTGCTTCAGCGTTTTGAAGAGGAAGAGACGGAGGAGCGTCTGCCGCAGGAGTCACCGAATAACGGAAGCATGCCGTCTGAAGGAAATCCGCAGCTTGTGAACCGGGTTCTGGAGCTGTTCGGCAGACAAGCATCGTCCCGCACAGGCCCCAGAGCCTTGTTCGAATCCAGGGAACTCCTGACGGCTGAAGTTACGATTACTCCTTTTCCGCTTGGCGTAAGGAGGAATTTGCTCGGCGCCGAACTGAGAATCGGCCCGGACAGACGATATGCCGTGAATGATATCCGGGAGTTTCTGACCCGGTATGAACAGGGACAGGCGTATGCCTGTTCCAGACATTTTGCGTATGAACCGGATTTGCACTGCTTCTCTCCCGAAGTCGATGCTTTCCTGCGACGGCTTATTGAGGTAAGACGAAGCGAGAAACTGCAGCGCGAAGCGGCGGGCGCTTTCTACACGGGGGAAATCAACGAACCGCGAAGACTGACGATCCCTCCATACGCCTGGCCGGCTGTCAGCACAGCGCTCGGGCAGCTTCCGTTCGTTCAGGTGCAGCATGATGAGTTAAGCTTCGATGGATTTGATTGCTCCGAAGATGTGCTGCCGCTCCGGTTCCAGTTTGATCAGGAGGAGAATGAAGGCATTTCGCTTGCCGTGCATGGGCTTCAGACGTTAAGAATGCTGGAGGAATACGGCATGGCACTAGTGGAGGGCCGTTTCTACAGGTTAAAACCGGAGGATTGCGCAAGACTTGCAGGGCTGCAGCGTATTTTCACCGGAGATGCGTATGGAACTGGAAATCTCAACATAGCCCCGCGCGAGGCCGAGCCCTTTATGGAACGGGTCGTACCCGGCCTGATGAAGCTCGGAGAGGTCCGGATTGCCAAGAGTGTCTCCGACCGGATGGTTCAATCCCCGCTTAACGCGAGAATTTATCTGGACCGGGTTAGCGAAAGGCTGCTTGCCGGTCTGGAGTTTCAATACGGCGATATTGTAATCAATCCATTGGAGCAGGAAGGTTCGCGCGGCGCAGACACGCGCATTCTGATCCGGGAAGGGGAGAAGGAGGCGCGCATCCTGGAGCTGATGGAGACTGCCGGATTTGCCCGGACCGAGAGCGGATTTTTCATGCAGGATGAGGAACTGGAGTATGATTTTCTGAAATCAGTTATGCCCCGGCTGGAACAGCTGGCGAAGATATACGCCACTTCGGCTGTCAAAACCCGCCTGTTCTCCGGCTACTCCCCACCCAAACTTTCGGCTAATCTGGACGGACGCACGAACTGGCTTGAATTCCGGTTTCAGATGGATGGGATTCCGGAATCGGAAATCCGCGGCATCATCGAATCGCTCAGCGAGAAGCGCAGATACCATAAATTGTCGAACGGGGCCTTGCTCCCGATGGAGGATGAGGAGTATCAGGAGATTATCCGGTTTCTGAACGAGGTTGCCCTGCCGAAGGGTGAAATCATCGGTTCGCGGTTTCGCCTGCCTGTGGCTCGTGCCCTGCATCTGATCGAAGATAGCGGCCGGGAGCGGGGAGGCTCCATCAGCCTCGGCAAGCCGCTGCGCCTGCTGCTGGAACGGCTCCGCAATCCCGACCTTCTCGATCATCCGGTTCCGGAGACTCTTGCCCCGGTTCTGCGCGATTACCAGCATTTCGGCTTCCAATGGCTGAAGACTTTGGCGCAGTACGGCTTCGGCGGCATTCTTGCCGACGACATGGGACTTGGCAAGACAGTTCAGAGCATTGCCTTTCTGGTCTCCGTGCTGCCCGAAATCCGGGCGAGAAAGCAGCCGGCGCTCATCGTATCGCCGGCATCGCTTATGTACAACTGGCTCAGCGAGCTGCGCCGGTTCGCGCCGGACATCCGTACGGCGGTTGCGGACGGCACGCCGGCCGAGCGGAGCGCCGTACTCAAGGAGGCCGGCAGCGTTGACGCCATCATCGTCTCCTATCCGCTGCTGAGACGGGATATCGCCCGCTATTCGAAGCTGACTTTTCATACGCTGATCCTGGACGAGGCCCAGGCGTTCAAGAACTACACGACTCAGACAGCGAAGGCGGTAAAGTCGCTTCGGGCCGAATGCCGGTTCGCGCTGACCGGAACACCGGTCGAGAATTCGCTGGAAGAGCTGTGGTCGATCTATGATGCCGTATTTCCCGGCCTGTTCCCCGACCGCCGTGCATTCGGGGAGTTCAAGCGAGATGAAGTATCCAGGCGGGCCCGTCCGTTCTTGCTGCGCCGGATGAAGCGTGACGTGCTCCAGGAACTGCCGGAGAAGATCGATTCGGTGCAGGTGTCCGAGCTGCTGCCGGAGCAGAAGAAGCTGTACACAGCCTATCTGGCCAAGCTCCGGCAGGAGACGTTGAAGCATCTGGACAGCAATGATTACCATCAGAGCCGTATCAAGATTCTGGCCGGTCTGACCCGGCTTCGGCAGATCTGCTGTCATCCGGGCTTATTCATCGAGGACTACAGCGGACACTCTGCCAAGCTCGAGCAGCTCCTGCAGATTGTAGAGGATTGCCGAAACGCGGGCAGACGTCCGCTGATCTTCTCCCAGTTCACGGAGATGCTGGGCCTGATCAGCCGTGAGCTGGTAACCCGGGGTATTCCGTTCTTCTACCTGGACGGCAATACCCCGGCTCGGGAGCGGACGGAGTTGTGCAGCCGATTCAACGATGGGGAGCGCGAGCTCTTCCTCATTTCCCTTAAAGCTGGAGGTACTGGCCTAAACCTGACGGGAGCCGACACGGTCATTCTGTATGATTTATGGTGGAATCCCGCAGTGGAGCAGCAGGCCGAGGACCGCGCGCACCGCATTGGCCAGAAGAAAGTCGTGCAAGTCATCCGCCTGGTCGCGCAGGGAACCGTTGAAGAGAAGATGTTCGAGCTTCAGCAGAAGAAAAAGACGCTGATTGACGAGGTCGTCAAATCCGGCGGAGAATCGCTAACCTCCTTGACGGAGCAGGAGATCCGAGAACTGCTGTCCGTATAA